One part of the Muntiacus reevesi chromosome 18, mMunRee1.1, whole genome shotgun sequence genome encodes these proteins:
- the SGCA gene encoding alpha-sarcoglycan isoform X1 has protein sequence MRRALLTESGPSCSGTPAQASPRLPPSAPVSVTHRQGQAGAAMAAALIWIFLFVGLLEGLGRIEAQQTTLHPLVGRVFVHTLDHESFPHLPEHVFPVPAPVPITYHAHLQGHPDLPRWLRYTQRSPYQPGFLYGTATPEDRGHQVIEVTAYNRDSFDTTQQMLVLLIGDPEGPLLPYQAEFLVRSHDVEEVLPSTPASRFLTALGGLWEPGDLQLLNITSALDRGGRVPLPIEGRKEGVYIKVGSASPFSTCLKMVASPDSHARCAQGQPPLLSCYDSLAPHFRVDWCNVSLVDKSVPEPADEVPAPGDGILEHDPFFCPPTETTARDFLPDALVTLLVPLLVALLLTLLLAYVMCCRREGRLKRDLATSDIQMVHHCTIRGNTEELRQMASSREVPRPLSTLPMFNVRTGERLPPQVDNAQVPLILDQH, from the exons ATGAGGAGGGCCCTGTTGACTGAATCCGGGCCCAGCTGCTCTGGGACACCTGCCCAggcctctccccgcctccccccctCTGCTCCTGTCTCTGTCACTCAcaggcagggccaggctggggcagCCATGGCAGCAGCGCTAATctggatttttctctttgtgG GTCTCCTGGAAGGGTTGGGGCGCATCGAGGCCCAGCAGACCACCCTGCATCCACTTGTGGGCCGCGTCTTTGTACACACCCTGGACCACGAAAGCTTCCCGCACCTTCCTGAGCACGTCTTCC CTGTCCCAGCCCCCGTCCCTATCACCTACCACGCCCACCTCCAGGGACACCCAGACCTGCCTCGGTGGCTCCGCTATACCCAGCGCAGCCCCTACCAGCCTGGCTTCCTCTATGGCACCGCCACCCCAGAAGATCGTGGACACCAGGTCATTGAG GTCACAGCCTACAATCGGGACAGCTTCGACACCACCCAGCAGATGCTGGTGCTATTGATTGGGGACCCAGAAG gccccctgctGCCCTACCAGGCTGAGTTCCTGGTGCGCAGCCATGATGTGGAGGAAGTGCTGCCCTCGACACCTGCCAGCCGTTTCCTCACAGCCTTGGGGGGGCTCTGGGAGCCAGGGGATCTCCAGTTGCTCAACATCACCTCTGCCTTGGACCGTGGGGGCCGAGTCCCCCTTCCTATTGAGGGCCGCAAGGAAGG GGTATACATCAAGGTGGGCTCTGCTtcacccttctccacctgcctgaaGATGGTGGCATCCCCCGACAGCCACGCGCGCTGTGCCCAGGGCCAGCCTCCACTACTGTCCTGCTATGACTCCTTGGCACCTCACTTCCGGGTCGACTGGTGCAATGTGTCCTTG GTGGACAAGTCAGTGCCAGAGCCTGCAGACGAGGTACCGGCCCCAGGTGATGGGATCCTGGAGCACGACCCGTTCTTCTGCCCACCCACCGAGACCACAGCCCGAGACTTCCTGCCCGACGCCCTCGTCACCCTCCTGGTGCCCCTTCTGGTGGCCCTGCTGCTGACCCTGCTGCTGGCCTATGTCATGTGCTGCCGGCGGGAGGGACG GCTAAAGAGAGACCTGGCCACCTCTGA CATCCAGATGGTTCACCATTGCACCATCCGTGGGAACACAGAGGAGCTGCGACAGATGGCATCTAGCCGAGAGGTGCCCAGGCCACTCTCTACCCTGCCTATGTTCAATGTGCGCACAGGCGAGCGGCTGCCCCCGCAAGTGGACAACGCTCAGGTGCCCCTCATATTGGACCAGCACTGA
- the SGCA gene encoding alpha-sarcoglycan isoform X2: MAAALIWIFLFVGLLEGLGRIEAQQTTLHPLVGRVFVHTLDHESFPHLPEHVFPVPAPVPITYHAHLQGHPDLPRWLRYTQRSPYQPGFLYGTATPEDRGHQVIEVTAYNRDSFDTTQQMLVLLIGDPEGPLLPYQAEFLVRSHDVEEVLPSTPASRFLTALGGLWEPGDLQLLNITSALDRGGRVPLPIEGRKEGVYIKVGSASPFSTCLKMVASPDSHARCAQGQPPLLSCYDSLAPHFRVDWCNVSLVDKSVPEPADEVPAPGDGILEHDPFFCPPTETTARDFLPDALVTLLVPLLVALLLTLLLAYVMCCRREGRLKRDLATSDIQMVHHCTIRGNTEELRQMASSREVPRPLSTLPMFNVRTGERLPPQVDNAQVPLILDQH, encoded by the exons ATGGCAGCAGCGCTAATctggatttttctctttgtgG GTCTCCTGGAAGGGTTGGGGCGCATCGAGGCCCAGCAGACCACCCTGCATCCACTTGTGGGCCGCGTCTTTGTACACACCCTGGACCACGAAAGCTTCCCGCACCTTCCTGAGCACGTCTTCC CTGTCCCAGCCCCCGTCCCTATCACCTACCACGCCCACCTCCAGGGACACCCAGACCTGCCTCGGTGGCTCCGCTATACCCAGCGCAGCCCCTACCAGCCTGGCTTCCTCTATGGCACCGCCACCCCAGAAGATCGTGGACACCAGGTCATTGAG GTCACAGCCTACAATCGGGACAGCTTCGACACCACCCAGCAGATGCTGGTGCTATTGATTGGGGACCCAGAAG gccccctgctGCCCTACCAGGCTGAGTTCCTGGTGCGCAGCCATGATGTGGAGGAAGTGCTGCCCTCGACACCTGCCAGCCGTTTCCTCACAGCCTTGGGGGGGCTCTGGGAGCCAGGGGATCTCCAGTTGCTCAACATCACCTCTGCCTTGGACCGTGGGGGCCGAGTCCCCCTTCCTATTGAGGGCCGCAAGGAAGG GGTATACATCAAGGTGGGCTCTGCTtcacccttctccacctgcctgaaGATGGTGGCATCCCCCGACAGCCACGCGCGCTGTGCCCAGGGCCAGCCTCCACTACTGTCCTGCTATGACTCCTTGGCACCTCACTTCCGGGTCGACTGGTGCAATGTGTCCTTG GTGGACAAGTCAGTGCCAGAGCCTGCAGACGAGGTACCGGCCCCAGGTGATGGGATCCTGGAGCACGACCCGTTCTTCTGCCCACCCACCGAGACCACAGCCCGAGACTTCCTGCCCGACGCCCTCGTCACCCTCCTGGTGCCCCTTCTGGTGGCCCTGCTGCTGACCCTGCTGCTGGCCTATGTCATGTGCTGCCGGCGGGAGGGACG GCTAAAGAGAGACCTGGCCACCTCTGA CATCCAGATGGTTCACCATTGCACCATCCGTGGGAACACAGAGGAGCTGCGACAGATGGCATCTAGCCGAGAGGTGCCCAGGCCACTCTCTACCCTGCCTATGTTCAATGTGCGCACAGGCGAGCGGCTGCCCCCGCAAGTGGACAACGCTCAGGTGCCCCTCATATTGGACCAGCACTGA